The Pseudomonas fluorescens genome includes a window with the following:
- the mexE gene encoding multidrug efflux RND transporter periplasmic adaptor subunit MexE, which produces MEHSLSKLRFPLALLAMLVMSACGKTPDTAASMPPAKVSVAKVLEQPVNEWDEFTGRLEAPETVEIRPRVSGQIDEVAFTEGALVKKGDLLFQIDPRPFQAEVRRLEAQLAQARATATRSENEAQRGERLRLSNAISAELADSRTSAAQEARAAAAAIQAQLDLAKLNLSFTRVTSPISGRVSRAAITAGNLVTADVTPLTSVVSTDKVYAYFDADERVFLKYTQLARQGQRGQATPVYMGLSNEDGNPHQGQMNFVDNQVNPQTGTIRGRAVFDNKDGAYTPGLYARLKLVGSGTYAAVLINDEAVGTDLGKKFVLVMDAENKPAYRAVELGPKIEGLRIVRSGLSKNDTIIVKGLQRARPGAPVTPETVPMASDETIAALAQQRKALEASNLPQVAPSKDASGAAGKLAAATPRG; this is translated from the coding sequence ATGGAACATTCACTTTCAAAACTGCGTTTTCCCCTCGCGCTGCTGGCGATGCTGGTGATGAGCGCCTGCGGCAAGACTCCCGACACGGCAGCGTCCATGCCGCCGGCCAAAGTCAGTGTGGCCAAGGTATTGGAGCAACCTGTCAACGAATGGGATGAGTTCACCGGACGCCTTGAAGCGCCGGAAACCGTCGAGATCCGCCCACGGGTTTCCGGGCAGATCGACGAAGTGGCCTTCACCGAAGGCGCGCTGGTCAAGAAAGGCGACCTGTTGTTCCAGATCGACCCGCGTCCTTTCCAGGCTGAAGTACGTCGTCTCGAAGCCCAACTGGCCCAGGCCCGCGCCACCGCCACCCGCAGCGAAAACGAAGCCCAGCGTGGCGAACGCCTGCGCTTGAGCAACGCCATTTCCGCCGAACTGGCAGACTCGCGCACCAGCGCCGCCCAAGAAGCCCGCGCCGCCGCCGCGGCCATCCAGGCGCAACTGGACCTGGCCAAGCTGAACCTGAGCTTCACCCGGGTGACCTCGCCCATCAGCGGTCGCGTCAGCCGGGCGGCCATCACCGCCGGCAACCTGGTGACCGCCGACGTCACCCCGCTCACCAGCGTGGTCTCCACGGACAAGGTCTACGCCTACTTCGACGCCGACGAACGTGTCTTCCTCAAGTACACCCAACTCGCCCGCCAGGGCCAGCGCGGCCAGGCCACGCCGGTCTACATGGGCCTGTCCAACGAAGACGGCAACCCCCACCAGGGCCAGATGAACTTCGTCGACAACCAGGTCAATCCGCAGACCGGCACCATCCGTGGTCGTGCCGTGTTCGACAACAAGGACGGCGCCTACACCCCAGGCCTCTATGCCCGTCTGAAGCTGGTGGGCAGCGGTACTTACGCCGCCGTGCTGATCAACGACGAAGCCGTCGGCACCGACCTGGGCAAGAAATTCGTGCTGGTGATGGACGCCGAGAACAAGCCGGCCTACCGCGCCGTTGAACTGGGTCCGAAAATCGAAGGCCTGCGTATCGTGCGCAGCGGCCTGAGCAAGAACGACACCATCATCGTCAAGGGGCTGCAACGGGCTCGTCCGGGCGCACCGGTCACGCCTGAAACCGTGCCGATGGCCAGCGACGAAACCATTGCCGCCCTGGCACAACAACGTAAAGCGCTCGAAGCCAGCAACCTGCCCCAAGTCGCGCCATCCAAGGACGCGTCAGGGGCGGCTGGCAAATTGGCCGCTGCGACCCCACGCGGTTAA
- a CDS encoding TetR/AcrR family transcriptional regulator, translating into MNQPTSPSPSTRGPADHDIRDQIVAAANEHFSQYGYAKTTVSDLAKAIGFSKAYIYKFFDSKQAIGEAICSGCLAKIVAAVEEAISEEGLSSTERFRRLVKTLITTGIDLFFNDRKLYDIAAFSASERWPSSLVYDARIKQFVVQVVREGRESGEFERKTPLDETVEAIHLTLRPFVNPLLLQYSLDHVEVAPTLTANLILRSLMP; encoded by the coding sequence ATGAATCAGCCAACATCACCTTCGCCCAGCACTCGCGGCCCAGCCGATCATGACATTCGCGACCAGATTGTCGCGGCGGCCAACGAGCATTTCAGTCAATACGGCTACGCCAAGACCACCGTGTCTGACCTGGCCAAGGCCATCGGCTTTTCCAAGGCGTACATCTACAAGTTCTTCGATTCCAAGCAGGCGATTGGCGAAGCCATTTGCTCCGGTTGTCTTGCGAAGATCGTTGCGGCCGTGGAGGAGGCCATCAGCGAGGAAGGGCTCTCTTCGACCGAGCGCTTTCGCCGCCTGGTCAAGACCCTGATTACCACGGGGATCGACCTGTTCTTCAATGATCGCAAGCTCTACGACATTGCCGCATTCTCCGCGTCGGAGCGCTGGCCCAGCTCCCTGGTGTATGACGCACGGATCAAGCAATTCGTGGTGCAGGTCGTACGGGAAGGGCGCGAAAGCGGTGAGTTCGAACGCAAGACGCCGTTGGATGAAACCGTCGAAGCGATACACCTGACCCTTCGGCCTTTCGTCAATCCTCTATTGCTGCAGTACAGCCTCGATCATGTCGAGGTGGCGCCGACGCTGACCGCCAACCTCATCCTGCGTAGCCTGATGCCCTGA
- a CDS encoding VOC family protein, giving the protein MSLSPFHLAIPVYDLAAARTFYREVFGLEEGRSSSQWVDFNFYGHQLVIHEQPKTAFQESAQSNPVDGHDVPVPHFGVVLAWEAWEALAERLRSFGTEFVIEPYVRFKGQVGEQATMFLFDPCGNALEFKAFKDMSQLFAK; this is encoded by the coding sequence ATGAGCCTTTCTCCGTTCCACCTGGCGATTCCGGTCTACGATCTTGCCGCCGCCCGTACGTTCTACCGTGAAGTGTTTGGCCTGGAAGAAGGCCGTTCCAGCAGTCAGTGGGTCGACTTCAATTTCTACGGTCACCAACTGGTGATTCATGAGCAACCCAAGACCGCTTTCCAGGAAAGCGCCCAGAGCAATCCGGTGGACGGGCATGATGTGCCGGTCCCGCACTTTGGTGTTGTTTTGGCTTGGGAGGCGTGGGAGGCACTGGCTGAACGATTGAGATCTTTCGGCACGGAGTTTGTGATTGAACCCTACGTCCGCTTCAAAGGGCAGGTTGGCGAGCAAGCCACGATGTTCCTGTTCGATCCTTGTGGCAATGCCCTTGAATTCAAGGCATTCAAGGATATGAGTCAGCTTTTTGCCAAATGA
- a CDS encoding thioesterase family protein yields the protein MTSFAQVLAQFDPSVPFVAPANWQQGRTIFGGLSAALSLETVLRERPQGFPPFKSAQVSFIGPVTQAQTFDTSVLREGRSVTSVSVDCKSGDELALRTTLLFAQPRASRITHEAWGCPLVEQASRYATLALDNTIAPACAFNFEMRPAGGSLPVSGATDPELLMWVRHLDAQGVDPAVALIALADSLPPAAMTCFTEPAAISSASWTIDLPQPAVAGEWFLISAFSQQASEGYSLQDMEIWDESGRRVLWARQTVAIFT from the coding sequence ATGACCAGTTTTGCTCAGGTGCTGGCGCAGTTTGATCCGAGCGTGCCGTTCGTTGCTCCAGCCAATTGGCAGCAGGGCCGGACGATCTTCGGTGGTCTTTCGGCGGCGTTGTCGTTGGAAACGGTTCTGCGCGAGCGCCCACAGGGCTTTCCTCCGTTCAAGTCTGCGCAGGTTTCATTCATAGGTCCGGTCACGCAAGCCCAGACATTCGATACAAGCGTGTTGCGCGAAGGGCGATCCGTGACTTCGGTGTCTGTCGACTGCAAGTCGGGCGATGAGCTGGCGTTGCGCACGACCTTGCTGTTCGCTCAGCCACGCGCCAGCAGGATTACCCATGAGGCATGGGGATGCCCGTTGGTGGAGCAGGCGTCGCGGTACGCCACGCTGGCGCTGGACAACACCATTGCGCCTGCCTGCGCCTTCAACTTCGAAATGCGCCCTGCGGGTGGGTCATTGCCGGTGTCCGGGGCTACAGATCCCGAGTTGCTGATGTGGGTTCGTCACCTGGATGCCCAGGGGGTAGACCCGGCGGTGGCTTTGATCGCCCTCGCTGACAGTCTGCCGCCCGCCGCGATGACCTGCTTCACAGAGCCGGCAGCCATCAGCTCGGCTTCCTGGACAATCGATCTGCCGCAGCCCGCCGTGGCCGGCGAATGGTTTCTCATCAGCGCCTTCAGCCAGCAGGCCTCGGAGGGTTACTCCTTGCAAGATATGGAAATCTGGGACGAAAGCGGTCGGCGAGTGCTTTGGGCGCGCCAGACCGTGGCGATTTTTACCTAA
- a CDS encoding efflux RND transporter permease subunit translates to MKFSQFFISRPIFAAVLSLLILIAGAISLFQLPISEYPEVVPPTVVVRANFPGANPKVIGETVAAPLEQAITGVENMLYMSSQSTADGKITLTITFALGTDLDNAQVQVQNRVTRTEPKLPEEVTRIGITVDKASPDLTMVVHLTSPDKRYDMLYLSNYALLNIKDELARLDGIGDVQLFGMGDYSLRVWLDPNKTASRNLTATDVVTAIREQNRQVAAGALGAPPAPNAQAFQLSINTQGRLVNEEEFENIIIRSGANGEITRLKDIARVELGSSQYALRSLLDNQPAVAIPIFQRPGSNAIQISNDVRAKMEELKKGFPAGMDYSIVYDPTIFVRGSIEAVVHTLFEALILVVLVVILFLQTWRASIIPLVAVPVSLIGTFAVMHLFGFSLNALSLFGLVLAIGIVVDDAIVVVENVERNIELGLTPVEATKRAMGEVTGPIIATALVLCAVFVPAAFISGLTGQFYKQFALTIAISTVISAINSLTLSPALAAVLLKGHDAPKDRFSKFLDKVFGGWLFRPFNRFFERASHGYVGTVARVIRSSGIALVLYAGLMVLTFFGFSTTPTGFVPGQDKQYLVAFAQLPDAASLDRTEDVIKRMSDLALKQPGVESAVAFPGLSINGFTNSPNAGIVFVTLKPFDERKDPSMSAGAIAGALNGQYAGIQEAYMAIFPPPPVQGLGTIGGFRLQIEDRGNLGYDELYKETMNIITKSRSVPELAGLFTSYTVNVPQVDAAIDREKAKTHGVAVSDIFDTLQIYLGSLYANDFNRFGRTYQVNVQAEQQFRLESDQIGQLKVRNNRGEMIPLATFIKVSDTSGPDRVMHYNGFITAEINGAAAPGYSSGQAEKAIEKLLKDELPNGMTYEWTDLTYQQILSGNTALFVFPLCVLLAFLVLAAQYESWSLPLAVILIVPMTLLSAITGVILSGGDNNIFTQIGLIVLVGLACKNAILIVEFAKDKQLEGMNPLAAVLEACRLRLRPILMTSFAFIMGVVPLVFSSGAGAEMRHAMGVAVFSGMLGVTFFGLLLTPVFYVLIRNFVERSEARKAARALKLEAQQ, encoded by the coding sequence ATGAAATTTTCCCAGTTCTTCATTTCGCGGCCGATCTTCGCAGCAGTGCTTTCGCTGCTGATCCTGATCGCCGGCGCCATCTCGCTGTTCCAACTGCCGATCAGCGAATACCCGGAAGTCGTGCCGCCGACCGTGGTCGTGCGCGCCAACTTCCCGGGCGCCAACCCCAAGGTCATCGGCGAAACCGTGGCCGCGCCCCTGGAGCAAGCCATCACCGGTGTCGAGAACATGCTGTACATGTCCTCGCAATCCACCGCTGACGGCAAGATCACCCTGACCATCACCTTCGCCCTGGGCACCGACCTGGACAACGCCCAGGTGCAGGTGCAGAACCGCGTCACCCGGACCGAGCCCAAGCTGCCGGAAGAAGTGACCCGGATCGGCATCACGGTGGACAAGGCCTCGCCCGACCTGACCATGGTCGTGCACTTGACCTCGCCGGACAAACGCTACGACATGCTCTACCTGTCCAACTACGCCCTGCTCAACATCAAGGATGAGCTGGCGCGCCTGGACGGCATAGGTGATGTGCAGCTGTTCGGCATGGGTGACTACTCCCTGCGGGTCTGGTTGGATCCGAACAAGACCGCCTCGCGCAACCTGACCGCCACCGACGTGGTCACCGCGATCCGTGAACAGAACCGCCAGGTGGCTGCCGGCGCCCTGGGTGCACCGCCAGCGCCCAATGCCCAGGCTTTCCAGCTGTCGATCAACACCCAGGGGCGCCTGGTAAATGAGGAAGAGTTCGAGAACATCATCATTCGTTCCGGTGCCAACGGTGAGATCACTCGTCTGAAGGACATCGCCCGGGTCGAACTGGGTTCCAGCCAATACGCCCTGCGTTCGCTGCTGGACAACCAGCCGGCAGTGGCGATCCCGATCTTCCAGCGCCCGGGTTCCAACGCTATCCAGATCTCCAACGACGTTCGCGCCAAGATGGAAGAACTGAAGAAAGGCTTCCCGGCGGGAATGGACTACAGCATCGTCTATGACCCGACGATCTTCGTCCGCGGTTCCATCGAGGCGGTGGTACATACCCTGTTCGAAGCACTGATTCTCGTGGTGCTGGTGGTGATCCTGTTCCTGCAGACCTGGCGCGCCTCGATCATTCCATTGGTGGCGGTGCCGGTATCGCTGATCGGTACGTTCGCCGTGATGCATCTATTCGGCTTCTCGTTGAACGCCCTCTCGCTGTTCGGCCTGGTACTGGCGATCGGTATCGTGGTGGACGACGCGATCGTGGTGGTGGAGAACGTCGAGCGAAACATCGAACTGGGGCTTACCCCGGTGGAAGCGACCAAGCGCGCCATGGGCGAAGTGACCGGCCCGATCATCGCCACCGCCCTGGTGCTGTGCGCGGTGTTCGTTCCGGCGGCATTCATCAGCGGCCTGACCGGGCAGTTCTATAAACAGTTCGCCCTGACCATTGCCATCTCCACGGTGATTTCGGCGATCAACTCCCTGACCCTGTCGCCAGCCTTGGCCGCGGTGTTGCTCAAGGGCCATGACGCGCCCAAGGACCGTTTCTCCAAGTTCCTGGACAAGGTCTTCGGTGGCTGGCTGTTCCGTCCGTTCAACCGTTTCTTCGAGCGCGCCAGTCATGGTTATGTGGGCACCGTCGCTCGAGTGATTCGCAGCAGCGGCATCGCCCTGGTGCTCTATGCAGGCCTGATGGTGTTGACCTTCTTCGGTTTCTCCACCACCCCGACCGGTTTCGTGCCCGGCCAGGACAAACAGTACCTGGTGGCCTTCGCCCAACTGCCGGACGCCGCGAGCCTGGACCGTACCGAAGACGTGATCAAGCGCATGTCCGACCTGGCCCTCAAGCAACCGGGCGTGGAAAGCGCCGTGGCCTTCCCGGGCCTGTCGATCAACGGTTTCACCAACAGCCCGAACGCCGGCATCGTGTTCGTGACCCTCAAGCCTTTCGATGAGCGCAAGGACCCGAGCATGTCGGCCGGTGCCATCGCCGGCGCCTTGAACGGCCAGTACGCCGGGATCCAGGAAGCCTACATGGCGATCTTCCCGCCACCGCCGGTACAGGGCCTGGGTACGATCGGTGGTTTCCGCCTGCAAATCGAAGACCGGGGCAACCTGGGCTACGACGAGCTGTACAAAGAAACCATGAACATCATCACCAAGAGCCGCAGCGTGCCGGAACTGGCCGGGTTGTTCACCAGCTACACCGTGAACGTGCCCCAGGTCGATGCCGCCATCGACCGTGAAAAAGCCAAGACCCACGGCGTGGCCGTCAGCGACATCTTCGACACCCTGCAGATCTACCTGGGTTCGCTGTATGCCAACGACTTCAACCGCTTCGGTCGCACCTACCAGGTCAACGTCCAGGCCGAGCAGCAATTCCGTCTCGAGTCGGACCAGATCGGCCAGCTCAAGGTGCGCAACAACCGTGGCGAAATGATCCCGCTGGCGACCTTCATCAAGGTCAGCGATACCTCGGGGCCAGACCGCGTGATGCACTACAACGGCTTCATCACCGCTGAAATCAACGGTGCCGCCGCCCCAGGCTACAGCTCCGGCCAGGCGGAAAAAGCCATCGAGAAGCTGCTCAAGGACGAATTGCCCAACGGCATGACGTACGAGTGGACCGACCTGACGTACCAGCAGATCCTCTCGGGCAACACCGCGCTGTTCGTGTTCCCGCTCTGCGTACTGCTGGCGTTCCTGGTGCTCGCGGCACAGTACGAAAGCTGGAGCCTGCCATTGGCGGTGATCCTGATCGTACCGATGACCCTGCTGTCGGCCATTACCGGGGTGATTCTCTCCGGCGGCGACAACAACATCTTTACCCAGATCGGCTTGATCGTACTGGTGGGACTTGCCTGCAAGAACGCGATCCTGATCGTCGAGTTCGCCAAGGATAAACAGCTCGAAGGCATGAACCCGCTGGCGGCGGTCCTCGAAGCGTGCCGCCTGCGTCTGCGGCCGATCCTGATGACCTCCTTCGCCTTCATCATGGGCGTGGTGCCCCTGGTGTTCTCCAGCGGCGCAGGTGCGGAAATGCGCCATGCCATGGGTGTGGCGGTGTTCTCCGGGATGCTCGGCGTGACCTTTTTCGGC
- a CDS encoding substrate-binding periplasmic protein, which translates to MSPTTRVLNASTKALYRLCLLLPLLASHGASAESPVIELHFPDAPPLTFVNDPRGHGIVGDVAVAAMTRAGYTVKVHVLPWARAQKHVSEEHDHLITPLSRIPTREDRFTWIASIMPMERAFFSLERRVSSFAQAKETYRKIGVGLGSAQEDILRSEGFSDEQIYPLAIGDNPAQMLLMGRIDAWFNGVPESRYIWPKVSERKLLMSSVGSSADLYLACSKQCSPKMVEDLREAVEALRADGTVKHIHDLYLPQ; encoded by the coding sequence ATGAGCCCGACTACACGCGTTTTGAACGCATCAACCAAAGCGCTTTACCGGCTTTGTCTGTTACTGCCGCTGCTGGCTAGCCATGGGGCGAGCGCCGAATCTCCGGTCATTGAACTGCACTTTCCCGACGCACCGCCGCTGACGTTCGTCAACGACCCCAGGGGTCACGGAATCGTGGGCGATGTCGCCGTGGCGGCGATGACCAGGGCCGGGTACACCGTAAAGGTCCATGTACTTCCCTGGGCCCGGGCACAAAAGCATGTCAGTGAAGAACATGACCACTTGATCACCCCCCTGTCGCGCATCCCAACTCGTGAAGATCGCTTCACCTGGATTGCCTCGATCATGCCCATGGAACGTGCCTTTTTCAGCCTCGAACGACGGGTGAGCAGCTTCGCCCAAGCGAAAGAGACCTACCGCAAGATTGGCGTCGGCCTGGGCAGTGCACAGGAAGATATCCTGCGCAGCGAAGGCTTCAGCGATGAACAGATCTATCCGTTGGCCATCGGCGACAATCCCGCCCAGATGCTGTTGATGGGGCGCATCGACGCGTGGTTCAACGGTGTACCGGAGAGTCGATACATCTGGCCGAAGGTGTCCGAGCGCAAACTGCTCATGAGCTCGGTCGGCAGCAGCGCCGATCTCTACCTGGCCTGCTCGAAGCAATGCTCGCCCAAAATGGTCGAGGATTTGCGCGAGGCGGTTGAAGCGCTTCGCGCGGATGGGACGGTCAAGCATATCCATGACCTCTATTTGCCGCAGTAG